The genomic DNA ATTAGAAAACGTTCGTGTGAACAAAGGTGAGAAGAAAAACGATCCTGAATTATCCAAAAAATACGCCGCACTTTGTGATGTATTCATTATGGATGCATTCGGCACTGCACACCGCGCGCAAGCCTCTACTTACGGCGTAGCTGAATTTGCACCGGTTGCTTGTGCAGGTCCATTACTTGCAGCAGAACTTGATGCGCTTGGTAAAGCATTAAAAGAACCTGCCCGTCCAATGGTGGCTATCGTGGGTGGTTCTAAAGTATCAACCAAATTAGAAGTGTTAAACTCGCTTTCCAAAATTGCCGACCAAATTATCGTGGGTGGCGGTATCGCCAACACTTTCATTGCGGCAGCCGGTCATAACGTCGGTAAATCCTTATACGAAGCAGATTTAATCCCTGTAGCCAAAGAATTAGCGGTAAGCACCGACATTCCTGTACCGGTTGATGTTCGCGTGGGTACCGAGTTCTCCGAAACCGCACCGGCGACAGAAAAATCTGTGGCCGAAGTGAAAGATGACGAATCCATTTTCGATATCGGCGATAAATCTGCAGAACAACTTGCAGAAATTATCAAAAATGCAAAAACCGTATTATGGAACGGCCCGGTGGGTGTGTTTGAATTCCCGAACTTCCGCAAAGGTACGGAAATCATTTCTCACGCTATTGCCGATAGCGATGCTTTCTCTATCGCAGGCGGCGGTGACACCCTTGCAGCAATTGATTTGTTCGGCATTGCAGATAAAATTTCTTATATTTCTACCGGCGGCGGTGCATTCTTAGAGTTCGTCGAAGGCAAAGTCTTACCGGCTGTGGAAATTCTTGAGAAACGTGCGAAAAACTAACCGCGCTTTCTCTGCATAAGATAATAAACGATGGCACGCGTCTCCCGACGCGTGCTCATACTATAAAAATTAAGTTAATTATAAAATGTGCTAAACAGTACACATTATTACCTAGGAAAACTAATGTTTAAACTTATTTATTCTTGTCTACTTATTACTACTGTCAGCTTTTTATCATCAGGTTGTACTTCAATACAAGTAAATCCTATTAGTAGTGAAGAATTTAAAAATATACGTGAAATTTGTATAGTTAATAACCTAGAAGTAAAAATTGTAGATTTTGTACCAGTTCTAGAAAAACGTTTACAACAACATAAAATAGCAACACGAAAAATAAATGAAGTCGATGTTACTCAAAGTTGTGAATATGCTTTACGTTATTCAGCTAGACGCTCATGGGATATAACAACTTACCTCTCATGGGCAGAATTAAATCTGTTTAAACAAAATCAGCAAATCGCCAGTGCAGAGTACTCATTAGTAGCTAAAGGGGGGCTATCATTAATGAAATGGCAGTCCGTTGAAACTAAAATGAACCCTGTAATAGACCGATTACTAGGGTTGGCAAACTAATCTGTATATGTCGAAAGACGCGTTCTATCCATCGTATGGATTAAAAATCCACGCATCCTACAAAATTTTTAACGTAAAAGGAAACATAACTATGGTTAAATTATTAGATCTTGTCAAACCGGGCGTGCTTACCGGTGAAGATGTTCAAAAAGTATTTGCATACGCAAAAGAACACGGCTTCGCACTTCCTGCCGTGAACTGCGTTGGCTCCAACTCCGTTAATGCCGTTTTAGAAACGGCCGCACGTGTAAAAGCGCCTGTAATTATTCAATTTTCTAACGGTGGTGCAGCATTCTACGCAGGTAAAGGCATTAAACCGACCAGCGGAGCCCGTCCTGACGTATTAGGTGCGATTGCAGGTGCAAAACACGTTCATGCTTTAGCCAAAGAATACGGCGTACCGGTGATTTTACACACCGACCACGCAGCGAAAAAATTACTTCCATGGATCGATGGCTTACTTGAAGCCGGTGAAAAACACTTCGCAGAAACCGGTCGTCCATTATTCTCTTCCCACATGCTCGATCTTTCCGAAGAGCCAATGGAAGAAAACATGGCAATCTGCCGTGAATACCTTGCCCGTATGGACAAAATGGGTATGACTCTTGAAATCGAAATCGGTATCACCGGTGGTGAAGAAGATGGCGTGGATAACTCCGATGTAGATGAGTCTCGTTTATATACTCAACCGTCTGACGTGCTTTATGTTTACGATCAATTAAACCCAGTAAGCCCGAACTTTACCGTTGCCGCAGCATTCGGTAACGTACACGGCGTGTACAAACCGGGTAACGTAAAATTAAAACCGTCTATTTTAGGCGCAAGCCAAGAATTCGTGGCCAAAGAGCGCAATCTGCCGGCGAAACCAATTAATTTCGTCTTCCACGGCGGTTCCGGTTCTTCCCGTGAAGAAATTCGTGAAGCCATTGGTTACGGTGCGATCAAAATGAACATTGATACCGATACTCAATGGGCTGCATGGAATGGTATTTTAAGTTTCTACAAAGCGAACGAAGCGTATTTGCAAGGTCAATTAGGTAACCCTGAAGGCCCTGATGCACCAAACAAAAAATACTACGACCCACGCGTTTGGTTACGCAAAATGGAAGAATCTATGTCTAAACGCTTAGAACAATCTTTCGAAGACTTAAACTGTGTTGATGTTTTATAATTAACCAAAACACATTAAAATACGACCGCACTTCACTTTTAGTGCGGTTTTATTTTATTGATGATCATTATGCAGCTATCGAAACAAAAAACGTTATCCGTGATAGTAAATTTTACTATCGGCTTTTTCTTTTTATCCTTGTTAAGTATTAAGAATGGATACAATATTGCACCCGCACTACTTATTGTATTAGGCCTCGGTTACAGTATTTATGGCGTAATAAAAAAGTGGCAATGGTCGTTATCAAAAGAAGATAAAATGCTGATCTGCAGCTATCTTTTTTACTTTGCCACATTCGTTCTCTCATTTATTGTCCACCAAGGAAAAATCCGAGAATTGGATAATCCAAGTCGTGTATTGCTATTCATTCCGGTACTGCTATTGCTATTGCATATTCCACCACGCCTAAACACGGTGCTTTACGCGATTCCTTTAGGTGCAATGATTGCAGGCATCACAGCCATCTATGACAAGCTGGTATTGCACAGCAAAATGGCATTTAGTGTTCGTATTATGCACATTCAAGGTGGTGACATTGCGATGTCACTGGGAATGTTTAGCGTTGCTATCGGGTTTTATTTTTTTCAAAAAACACAATTAAAACAGACCGCACTTTGCACCTTTGCAGGATTATGTGGCATCCTTGGCAGCATTCTCTCTACCGCGCGAGGTGGCTGGATTGGTGTGCCGTTCATTCTCACCCTTATACTATGGGTTTATCGTCAACATCTTTCAAAACGATTTTTTCTTGGGCTATTTAGTATTTTAATTATTGCCGGCTTTGGTATTAACCAGCTACCGAATAATCGCATTGCTGAACGTGTTGCCGCCGCCGAATATGATATCAGTGCTTATTTACAAAGAAATGACGGTTCTACTTCTGTCGGTGCGCGATTTGATATGTGGAAAAGCGCATTATTAATGGCGCAAGAAAAACCGTGGCTAGGCTGGGGTGTGCAAGGCGTATCAGAAAAGCGTAAACAACAATTTGAGCAAGGCTTAATCAGCCAATTTGCGTCGGGTTTTAATCACGCCCATAATCAATATTTGGATGATTTATCCAAGCGCGGAATAGTAGGTTTATTGGCGTTAATCGGTGTGTTTTTCGTGCCATTTTATCTCTTTTGGCGAAATTTAAAGAGCTCCCATGCAGAACAGAAATTAGCAGGCTTACTTGGTGTCGTACATATTCTTTCCGTCATGTTTTACGGCATGAGCCAAGGTTTTTTCAGCCATAATTCCGGCAATATTTTCTATTTCTTTTTGGTTATCGTATTTTATGCGTTCACCAAACAACAACGACTTTTAGCCAAACATGCAACCGTTTAATAGCGCTCAATTACACCAATTCGCCGCCCAATACCCGTTGCAATATCTCAACGGGGAAAACGGCTGTCGACTGGCATACCGTCATTTTACTCATCATCCGACAGCGCGTGAGTTAGTGATCATGGTGAATGGTCGAGCGGAAAATATCTTGAAATGGACGGAATTGGCTTACGATTTTTATCAACAAGGCTATGACGTACTGGTTTTTGACCATCGCGGACAAGGTTATTCCCAACGTTTATTGAAAGACGGCGAAAAAGGTCATTTAGATGAGTTTCGTTTTTATGCCGAAGATATGGCAGAAATTATCGACAATCTGACCGCACTTTATCCTTATCCCAACCAATATATTTTGGCCCATTCCCTGGGTGCTTTAGTCACAACCTATTATTTAGCAAATTTCGACCACAGGATTCAACGTGCGGTGTTTTCTGCACCGTTTTTTGGCGTGCCGTTAAAACAGCCCGTACGTGATGAAATTCTGTTAAACATGATGATGTTGTGGGGGCAGGGAGAACGCTATGTGTTCGGCAAAGGACCATATAAACCCGCTAACCTACAGGAAAATAACCTCAGCCATGATGCCGCGCGAATGCAGTGGATGAATGAAGTGAATTTAGCCAATCCAAACATTCGTTTGGGCGGACCGACATTCCGTTGGGTGCATTTATGTTTAAATGCCATCAAACATCTGCCGAAAATCATTCGTCGGGTGGAAACGCCGGTATTAGTGTTTGAAGCGGAAGAGGAAAAGATCGTGGACAATAAAACGCTAGAAAAACTGACCGCACTTTTTGCTCATGGGCGCCTGCGCAAAATCGCCCGAACCAAACATGAAATCCTGTTTGAAACGGATGATATTCGCACACCGACATTGCAGCATATTTATGCGTTTCTTACTTCAACGCGTAGCGAACAAGTAATAAACCCAATAAAGTAAACAACAAACTGCCCATCACGTGCGCGGCAATCAAGCCCATGCCGACACCAAATTTGCCGTTAAACAAATTGTTCACCACTTCAATGGAAAATGAGGAAAAGGTGGTTAAACTGCCAAGAAAGCCCGTCACCAAGAACAACTTCCACTCTTCTGAAATTTGCGGAAAGAACCAAAATAACGCGAATAACGCACCGATAATGAAACAACCCGCATAATTGGCAATCAGCGTACCGAAAGAAAAAGCGGCAAACAACGGATTAAGTACAATACTTAACCCCCAACGTAAACAGGCACCAAGTGCGGCGCCACTGCTGATGAAAAGTAAAGTGGAAAGAATTGGCATTAATAAATCCCGAAAATTGCCCGCAAGTAAGTAGCGACGGCTTCGTCTGTGTTACGACCAATAGTTTCCAACTGCGGACAATTTTTTATCAAACGCGGATCAGCGTTGCCCATGATGCACCCTTTTCCCACCTCCGATAACATTTCCACATCATTCATACCATCACCAAAGGCGATACAGTCCTGCAAGCCATAATCCCGCGCCTGAACGACTTGGGCAAGTGCGGTGGCTTTTGACACATTTTTATTCATCACTTCCAAGCAACTCGGCGTGGAATAGGTGATGCTAGTTTGCGCACCGAAACGATCGCGCAATTGATGTTCCAATTCCACCAAATCTGCCGGTGTGCGGGCAATAAAAAACACTTTTTCCGTATCGCGACCGTGGTGCTGTTTAAAATCCACCACGTCGTACATAAAGCCCGAGTCTTTGTGATATTTATAAAGCTCAGGAATGTCTTTGTTGATAAACCAGCCATCAGCCTGATAGCTGTTCACACATACCCGTGTATCATCAAACGGCAAATTCATCACTTGATAAGCAATCTCTTCCGGCAAGGAATTATTTAGCAACAGCTCCCCTTGCAAATTATGCGCTTGGGCACCGTTTGAAGTAATCAGCACCGCCTCCTTCACCTTAGTTTTCTTCAAAATACTCGACACATCAAAGTAATTACGCCCCGTGGCAAGAACAATATCCACCTTACTGTCATACAGGCGCTCCAAGGTTTGCGCGGTAAAATCACCGACCACATGATCCCCGTTGAGTAATGTACCATCCATATCCGAAACAATGGCGCGATAAGGAAGTTTTTGCATAATTTGTCACCTCAAATGAAATAATAACTAATGGTAGCAAATTTTATATAAAAATATTTGATGTTTTCTTGAATTTTTTTAAGAAATGTAATAAAAGATTAAACCTTCACACTGTAGAAAAACTCCCCTCCTAAATTAACGATAACAACTGAAAATAACGACGAAAATGAATGGTGCAAATTTAATAATCGAGTGCTTAAAAGCACATCATGTAAACACAATCTTCGGCTACCCCGGCGGCGCCATCATGCCAACCTACGATGCAATTTATGATTCCGGCTTAGATCACCTACTTTGTCGCAACGAACAAGGCGCAGCCATGGCGGCCATCGGCTATGCTCGAGCGTCCGGCAAGGTCGGCGTATGTATCGCCACCTCCGGCCCCGGCGCAACCAATTTAGTGACCGGTTTAGGCGATGCCTTAATGGACTCCATTCCTATCGTTGCCATTACAGGCCAAGTCGCCTCCCCGCTTATCGGCACCGACGCCTTTCAGGAAGCGGATGTACTCGGTTTATCCCTTGCCTGCACCAAACACAGCTTCATTGTACAAAATATTGAAGAATTACCTGAAATTATCGCCAAGGCCTTTGAAATCGCCAAAAGTGGCAGACCGGGCCCGGTATTAGTCGATGTGCCGAAAGACGTCCAACTTGCACCGACCACAGCAAAACCTATCGTTAATTCACCGCAAAAAATGACCGCACTTTGTGATGCGCATTTAGCCCAAGCCATCGAATTATTACAACAAACCAAACGCCCGATGGCTTACATCGGCGGAGGTGTGGGCATGGCAGGTGCCGTTCCGGCATTGCGTTATTTCTTACACACGACCCAAATGCCAAATATCGTGACCTTAAAAGGGCTTGGCACGGTATCGCCCGACGATCCTTATTATCTCGGTATGATCGGTATGCACGGCACCAAAGCCGCTAACTACGCCACCCAAAAAGCCGATTTATTGCTCGTATTCGGCGCGCGTTTTGATGACCGCGTAACCGGCAAACTCGACACCTTCGCGCCACACGCCAAAGTGATTCATGTGGACATCGACGGTGCCGAATTAGGCAAATTGCGCCGCCCTGATGTGGCACTACGAGGCCATTTAATCACCACATTGGAAAGCCTTAGCATGCCGCTTGATATTGCCCCTTGGCAACAAACCGTCGCGCAAT from Aggregatibacter aphrophilus ATCC 33389 includes the following:
- the ilvG gene encoding acetolactate synthase 2 catalytic subunit, giving the protein MNGANLIIECLKAHHVNTIFGYPGGAIMPTYDAIYDSGLDHLLCRNEQGAAMAAIGYARASGKVGVCIATSGPGATNLVTGLGDALMDSIPIVAITGQVASPLIGTDAFQEADVLGLSLACTKHSFIVQNIEELPEIIAKAFEIAKSGRPGPVLVDVPKDVQLAPTTAKPIVNSPQKMTALCDAHLAQAIELLQQTKRPMAYIGGGVGMAGAVPALRYFLHTTQMPNIVTLKGLGTVSPDDPYYLGMIGMHGTKAANYATQKADLLLVFGARFDDRVTGKLDTFAPHAKVIHVDIDGAELGKLRRPDVALRGHLITTLESLSMPLDIAPWQQTVAQYKQQFAFSYGEHCGEQLINPLWLLNSISRKKTPKTIVVTDVGQHQMWSALHVQHHAPENFITSAGFGTMGFGLPAAIGAKKARPEDEVILVSGDGSIMMNIQELGSIGRGKAPIKIVLLDNQRLGMVRQWQSLFFNARHSSTILDDNPDFVVLASAFGIKGERIDSAHQVDAALERLFNSQEAYLLHICIHSDENVWPLVPPGACNADMLESME
- the pgk gene encoding phosphoglycerate kinase translates to MSVIKMTDLDLSGKRVFIRADLNVPVKDGKVTSDARIRATIPTLKLALEKGAKVMVTSHLGRPTEGEFKPEDSLQPVVDYLNEHLDVPVRLERDYLNGVDVKAGEIVVLENVRVNKGEKKNDPELSKKYAALCDVFIMDAFGTAHRAQASTYGVAEFAPVACAGPLLAAELDALGKALKEPARPMVAIVGGSKVSTKLEVLNSLSKIADQIIVGGGIANTFIAAAGHNVGKSLYEADLIPVAKELAVSTDIPVPVDVRVGTEFSETAPATEKSVAEVKDDESIFDIGDKSAEQLAEIIKNAKTVLWNGPVGVFEFPNFRKGTEIISHAIADSDAFSIAGGGDTLAAIDLFGIADKISYISTGGGAFLEFVEGKVLPAVEILEKRAKN
- a CDS encoding Sbal_3080 family lipoprotein, with translation MFKLIYSCLLITTVSFLSSGCTSIQVNPISSEEFKNIREICIVNNLEVKIVDFVPVLEKRLQQHKIATRKINEVDVTQSCEYALRYSARRSWDITTYLSWAELNLFKQNQQIASAEYSLVAKGGLSLMKWQSVETKMNPVIDRLLGLAN
- the crcB gene encoding fluoride efflux transporter CrcB, yielding MPILSTLLFISSGAALGACLRWGLSIVLNPLFAAFSFGTLIANYAGCFIIGALFALFWFFPQISEEWKLFLVTGFLGSLTTFSSFSIEVVNNLFNGKFGVGMGLIAAHVMGSLLFTLLGLLLVRYALK
- a CDS encoding O-antigen ligase family protein, which codes for MQLSKQKTLSVIVNFTIGFFFLSLLSIKNGYNIAPALLIVLGLGYSIYGVIKKWQWSLSKEDKMLICSYLFYFATFVLSFIVHQGKIRELDNPSRVLLFIPVLLLLLHIPPRLNTVLYAIPLGAMIAGITAIYDKLVLHSKMAFSVRIMHIQGGDIAMSLGMFSVAIGFYFFQKTQLKQTALCTFAGLCGILGSILSTARGGWIGVPFILTLILWVYRQHLSKRFFLGLFSILIIAGFGINQLPNNRIAERVAAAEYDISAYLQRNDGSTSVGARFDMWKSALLMAQEKPWLGWGVQGVSEKRKQQFEQGLISQFASGFNHAHNQYLDDLSKRGIVGLLALIGVFFVPFYLFWRNLKSSHAEQKLAGLLGVVHILSVMFYGMSQGFFSHNSGNIFYFFLVIVFYAFTKQQRLLAKHATV
- a CDS encoding alpha/beta fold hydrolase → MQPFNSAQLHQFAAQYPLQYLNGENGCRLAYRHFTHHPTARELVIMVNGRAENILKWTELAYDFYQQGYDVLVFDHRGQGYSQRLLKDGEKGHLDEFRFYAEDMAEIIDNLTALYPYPNQYILAHSLGALVTTYYLANFDHRIQRAVFSAPFFGVPLKQPVRDEILLNMMMLWGQGERYVFGKGPYKPANLQENNLSHDAARMQWMNEVNLANPNIRLGGPTFRWVHLCLNAIKHLPKIIRRVETPVLVFEAEEEKIVDNKTLEKLTALFAHGRLRKIARTKHEILFETDDIRTPTLQHIYAFLTSTRSEQVINPIK
- the fbaA gene encoding class II fructose-bisphosphate aldolase, giving the protein MVKLLDLVKPGVLTGEDVQKVFAYAKEHGFALPAVNCVGSNSVNAVLETAARVKAPVIIQFSNGGAAFYAGKGIKPTSGARPDVLGAIAGAKHVHALAKEYGVPVILHTDHAAKKLLPWIDGLLEAGEKHFAETGRPLFSSHMLDLSEEPMEENMAICREYLARMDKMGMTLEIEIGITGGEEDGVDNSDVDESRLYTQPSDVLYVYDQLNPVSPNFTVAAAFGNVHGVYKPGNVKLKPSILGASQEFVAKERNLPAKPINFVFHGGSGSSREEIREAIGYGAIKMNIDTDTQWAAWNGILSFYKANEAYLQGQLGNPEGPDAPNKKYYDPRVWLRKMEESMSKRLEQSFEDLNCVDVL
- a CDS encoding Cof-type HAD-IIB family hydrolase → MQKLPYRAIVSDMDGTLLNGDHVVGDFTAQTLERLYDSKVDIVLATGRNYFDVSSILKKTKVKEAVLITSNGAQAHNLQGELLLNNSLPEEIAYQVMNLPFDDTRVCVNSYQADGWFINKDIPELYKYHKDSGFMYDVVDFKQHHGRDTEKVFFIARTPADLVELEHQLRDRFGAQTSITYSTPSCLEVMNKNVSKATALAQVVQARDYGLQDCIAFGDGMNDVEMLSEVGKGCIMGNADPRLIKNCPQLETIGRNTDEAVATYLRAIFGIY